A portion of the Stigmatella aurantiaca DW4/3-1 genome contains these proteins:
- a CDS encoding PKD domain-containing protein, with protein sequence MRNTRARIALLGTGAGVLLLALILSQWPPSGDQAPALPFTPEERGPASTEERPSEPPAPPPPSRPSPPAALPPEDALATALGEERVTLASSVSIEGIEQDRPWVCAGEVLSLSARLGGVAEPGSVTRWIWPVPGGHAELHPGPLLQWRAPLAAGRYPVRFQVCKDLGGRRVGVLAERQLELDVRPCGEDAGQRYEPLQIGVTQSGPGTFTFEALYRGGEPVAAYTWNFGDGSRATTAEPRMTHTYELSGLGPQEPRSFTVKLQARLERGPSLEATTFALTRGHPSSGAPPSVELQVSRWRPRPDGDGWRSDVVVRVPDNTDHTWERFERVFLHWEGEAETDVRDWRERVHVEEELGHGGFRGYVTVSPSEAGPDIKQILDFLYGRDAAGQEVVVSWSPFKREPPAEPPKTQEPLPVK encoded by the coding sequence GTGCGGAACACTCGGGCGCGCATCGCCCTTCTGGGAACAGGGGCTGGGGTGCTCCTGCTGGCCCTCATCCTCTCCCAGTGGCCCCCTTCCGGCGATCAGGCACCGGCCCTCCCTTTCACCCCGGAAGAGCGAGGCCCCGCCTCCACAGAAGAGCGCCCCTCTGAGCCTCCGGCCCCTCCGCCCCCCTCGCGCCCCTCCCCGCCAGCCGCCCTTCCTCCTGAGGATGCTCTCGCGACGGCCCTGGGCGAGGAACGGGTCACCCTGGCGTCCAGCGTCAGCATCGAAGGGATCGAGCAAGACCGCCCCTGGGTGTGCGCGGGCGAAGTCTTGAGCCTGTCCGCACGCCTCGGCGGAGTCGCCGAGCCGGGCTCGGTCACCCGGTGGATCTGGCCTGTCCCGGGCGGGCATGCCGAGCTGCACCCCGGCCCCTTGCTCCAATGGAGGGCCCCTCTGGCTGCGGGCAGGTACCCCGTGCGATTCCAGGTGTGCAAGGACCTCGGGGGGCGGCGTGTCGGCGTCCTGGCCGAGCGCCAGCTCGAACTGGACGTGCGCCCATGCGGCGAGGACGCGGGACAGCGGTACGAGCCCCTTCAGATCGGCGTCACTCAAAGCGGCCCAGGGACCTTCACCTTCGAAGCGCTGTACCGGGGCGGCGAGCCGGTCGCCGCATACACGTGGAACTTCGGCGATGGCTCCCGTGCCACCACGGCCGAGCCCCGCATGACGCACACCTATGAACTCTCAGGCCTCGGCCCCCAGGAGCCCCGGAGCTTCACCGTCAAGCTCCAGGCGCGCCTGGAGCGGGGCCCTTCCCTGGAGGCCACCACGTTCGCGCTCACGCGTGGGCACCCCTCCTCCGGCGCGCCCCCTTCTGTCGAACTCCAGGTCTCCCGCTGGCGGCCCCGCCCCGATGGAGACGGTTGGCGGAGCGACGTGGTGGTGCGCGTCCCGGACAACACGGACCACACCTGGGAGCGTTTCGAGCGCGTGTTTCTGCACTGGGAGGGAGAAGCAGAAACCGACGTGAGGGACTGGCGTGAACGGGTGCACGTGGAAGAGGAACTCGGGCACGGCGGCTTCCGCGGCTACGTGACGGTGAGTCCGTCCGAGGCCGGGCCCGACATCAAACAGATCCTCGACTTCCTGTACGGCCGCGATGCGGCGGGCCAGGAGGTGGTGGTGTCCTGGAGTCCCTTCAAGCGCGAGCCCCCCGCGGAGCCGCCCAAAACCCAGGAGCCGCTCCCCGTGAAGTAG